The DNA region AGGAGcaggtgcgcggccactgtagcgcagccgcagttggatcccatgccgcactAGACCAGGgctggcggcggagaacggcagatgggaggaggacggcgtgggacattaccgctgcagggggctgatagaagaccAAGGTAAGTGTCTTATGTTACCTTGTTTTTCTTCTCAgaaaccccccacagaactcctttaaagtgaagttccaagctaaaaaaacaaacaaactccacttacctggggcttcctccagctcatcGCAGTCGCTCtgcgccctcgccgcagctctggtggctctcgGTCTTCCCCGCTGGAGAAGCCAAACTCACCAGGTCGAGttctgggtcggcttcttctgcgctccaccgcacgGGTCAGGTGGTCCGGCCAACGTCATCAGGATTATACTGCGCAGGCAGTACAATCCTGACGATGTCGGCTGGACAACGTGACCTGCActgtggagcgcacaagaagccgacctggaagccgaccaGGCAAGGTCGACTTCTGCAGCGAAGGAcagcgggagccaccggagctgcggcgagggcacggaGCGACTGCGAGAAGCTGGAGGAAGtcacaggtaagtggatttggttttgtttttttagcttggatgtttcctttaactgagaggcatatggatgtttccttttgaacaataccagttgcctggcagtcctgctgatctctttggctgcagcagtggctgaatcacgcagctgaaacaagcatgcagctaatcctgtctggcttcagtcagagcacctgatctgcatgcttgttgaggggctgtggctaaaagtattagagacacaggatcagcaggagagtcaggcaactggtattattttacaaggaaaaatccatatcattctcagtttagattccctttaaccatcaGTGGCGATGCTACAAAaacatgggccccagtgcaaagcTTATGGGGATGGTTGGAAATTTCCGTTAGAATAAAAAATGTCGGCTTTCCACAGCAGTCATCGCAAATTACCGTTCAGTgattttagcccagtcacagaactctAAAGCATTGAACTAATCGGAGAATGTAGAATTTTAAAAATCGGATTGCcgctgtaattttagaccaatcacgagACTCAAATACTACCAAGTATTTTCCCgttttctgattggcctaaaatgtccaCGGTTTCCGATTTTCACAGTAAAtcaccacattctctgattggtccagtactCCAGAGTATTTCCTATTTTCCTTTTATTTCTTCGAATTATGAGAAATCTGAAATACTTGGTATTTTTGGAACAATTAAAGAATGCGGTCATTTACCGCCAAAATCAGAAAAAcacagaaattttaggccaatcagaagactgtAAAATACTCTGTAGCATTCGACTCTTGTGATAGTTCTATAATTATGGCAGCAATCTGATTTTCGAGGAACAAttcttcattctctgattggtttgaTGCTTCTGATtcggaagtatttagccaattagAATAACTATGCGAAAGTATACTATACTGTaaagtgatgtttttttttatggaattTGTAATATTctgtaaaaataaaatactttttcggAAATTGGATTACTGCCGGTATGCCGCGGTATCAGTAATCGGCATTTTCGGAAATCACAATTTCCAGCCATCCCTAAGATCTAAGGTAAGTTACAGAACAATAGCAACtctagacttaaagggaaccttagctgtacttaaaaaaaagtttcacttacctggggcttctccaagccccctgcagccgtcctgtgccctcactggTCCTCTACAATCCTCCGATCCCCCGCCatgagctagttttgtttttgggaCGACTGAGAGTCGGTCCCTATCCATGCGTCTCCTTGTACGCAGTCCCGTCGTCAAGCGAGTCCTGTGCAGATGCAGTAAGACAAACCTCAAACTGCACATACGCAGGACTCGCTTAAAGATGGGAATGCATACAAGGAGAAGCGTGGACAGGAGAAAACTAACCagtggcgggggaacggaggatcgtagaggactggcgagggcacaggacggctgcagggggcttggcaaTGGCGAAGCCGCAGGTTAGGTAAAACTTTTTTCAAGTAcagttaaggatccctttaattaTAAAGTtccagcccgacgaaggctgcaaggccgaaagcttgcttatttttattcatttttacttagccaataaatggtatcatcctgatttaaaacgtcttgcttctAATTATAAAAttactatttttaaaaaaaaaatgtttttagatcTAACAATTTTGACACCACTCTATGCTAATAATCCTAAAGTAATTCCCAATTGTTTAGTCAATACTTGTGTTGAAGTTACACAAGTATATTTGCAGTTGGTAAATTACCTGTGGTCTCTGAGATGGTCTTGTCTCCGGAAAGCCTTGTGGCAAATGTCACAGGTATAAGGTCTTTCATCCGTATGGGTCCTCTCGTGGATGAGAAGGTTGTAGGACTTTGTGAAGTGTCTGCCACAGAACTTACACACAAACTCTTTCTTGGTTTTAGAAGGTAATCTTCCACGGGTTGGTTTCTTCTCAGGATTCAGCTTGGTGACATCAAGGAGCGTTCCCATAGATGCTGGAGACCCCTGACCATCCAGCTGACTGAGCTTGCAATGGTCCTCTTGGGTGGCTGCCACTGCCAGGTTGGCAAAGTCAAACCTAGGTTTGCTTTTAGTGCCTAAGTTTGTGGAATCATGTTTGGGGTGAATGACATGCGGAAAAAGAGGAAAGCCTGGAATATGGAACCTGGTGTCTATCAGGTTTGCAGACCCTGGCACTTTGGTGAAGGACGACCTGGGCAAATGCAGAGTTGGGTATCCCAATGTCCACTGGTGAAGATGAACCGCGTGCAGAGCACTGAACCCATAGAGATTGGGAAGATGGTCTGCAGGCACAGGGAGCCCATTGAAGGCTTGAAGGAACGAGTAGTTGGTGAGTTGGAGAGATGGGTGTATTGGCACTGGAGCTGGCAGCGTTTTGCTAGCCATTGTCGATGTGGTAAGATGTTCAGTGTGCTTCTTCAGGATGGCGCCAAATTCtctgtttaaaaatgaaaagtaaAAAGTTTTTTTCAGACACAAAGTAAATGTAAACTAAATAAAGACAACACAGTCCAATAAATAAAAGTTAAATACAGATATTAAATGCCAACTTCTCAGTTGGCTCTTTTTATGGTTGGATTGGGAAACCTATACTTATTTCCTGACCACCACCTATCAATACAGTAAGACATGTCCTCTTTGTTTTAATTTGTCATTAATCCCCACTATATATGTAGGAAAATATTGTTAGTAAGCAACAGCATAGGTCCACGTTTCCAAAAGTAGAAGAAGCTAATACTAAATTCCAATGGTTGAGGGCATATGGCACATTTACTGTGATAAAGAGACCAGACCAATGTGTCAGAGTCCCCCCTCCAGTCCACACTGGTAGTTGTAAAATCTCAGTGTAGCCATTTCCTGTCTACCTAAAGAAGCTAACACCCATTTCCTGTCTACACAAAGCAGCTAGCAGGAAAACTGGAGGTGGGGTTTCTGCTAGTTAGAGTGGGACTTCAAACACCACAGCCATAGCCGGCCAGTGCCCCACACCCTACTATTATGAACTCCACCTTCTTGTCTACCTTCTAGCTTCTTTGTGCACAGGAGATGTTATTACTGTTATTTACCTCTATGGACTAGCATGGAACCAAGTTGCAGAAGATTCAAGTCTGtgtaggaggattttttttatttttttttacttaaggggACAAACCGATTATGTGTCTGAGTAGAGTTATGCTTTGAGATATCCAGAAAACCTGGCCTGTGTTATCATGTCCCACTATTAGGTGGCACTGGCAACCCCCACCTCTgtttctaataattttagccatagaccctgaacaagcatgaagatccagtgctctgactgaagtctgactggatgcttgttcagcagggctggcaggctactggtattgtttaaaagaaaataaaaatggcagcccccatacccctctcacttcatgtgtctTTTTATGTAGCTCTAGGACATTCTGAACTGAATTTTTACTAATGGTCCAACATGACTTCAGCAATAGTTTCTAATGCTCACCTCCTAATTTAAAGTTTACCTGAGCAAAAGCTCAGGTCAAACAGgaaatgcttaaagagagtctgaagcgtaaAAAAAATAGCTCTTTCTACCttgcagtcctcttcagcaataaTGCCATAGCTGAAACACCACATTCCTGCAGCACAACAAGGTCTTAATCATCCCGAAAGCCCCATGGCAAGATTTGGGGCTcctgagtagaggcagagctttgggcagtagctctgcctctactcacgtcaatctccgcgatctccgcctctccctgcccctctcagtctttcactgagagaggcggggagaggcggagatctgtggaGAATGgaaagagctacagcacaaagctctgcctcccccgggcagcaaaatccatgacctggaaggtcgtggatttttgccctgggattttggGTCAGTAAAATCCTTGCtgtgccgcggggatgcagtgtttcagctctggcattaatgctgaagaggaagtTCAGTGTAAAAAGTGCCATTTTTttacgcttcagactctctttaaataagaagagggaagcctctggaccctgtaAAGGCATCCCATGGGATCTTTTGTGCCCCCAGTGCCACTCGCGGACCCCAAAGATTTCTGACAATGGCTTGTCAGAAATCTGATCGGGACTGCACACCTCTTCAAGCGTGACCGAGGCCGTACTACCCCTGCGTGAGCATGGCTGCTACTGCACAGTAAGCTCTGAGCcagtgcgcagccgtggccattctagcagagcaggatcatccaccgggcaacctaagcaggtgcctagggcctagtgggggtcaaggggcccaccagccaccttcacTGACCTCTCTcaattcagcttaccaaaaagaccacaagatgtcctcaaatctactaccttgcctagggccccaaaacatcttaatccatctctgcatgcTAGTGTGGGTGCAGCTTGGCCACACTATCCCGATCTTAGCTTGGCCCCCGATCTTCTGGAGTGTCCTGGCAAGCAACGGTAGGGcgaggaggacacgggaagcctctATATGAGCCAGGCGCTTCCCTCTTGTTAGgtaagtactttttcaccttgggttcacatt from Hyperolius riggenbachi isolate aHypRig1 unplaced genomic scaffold, aHypRig1.pri scaffold_145, whole genome shotgun sequence includes:
- the LOC137543661 gene encoding protein odd-skipped-related 1, which produces MASKTLPAPVPIHPSLQLTNYSFLQAFNGLPVPADHLPNLYGFSALHAVHLHQWTLGYPTLHLPRSSFTKVPGSANLIDTRFHIPGFPLFPHVIHPKHDSTNLGTKSKPRFDFANLAVAATQEDHCKLSQLDGQGSPASMGTLLDVTKLNPEKKPTRGRLPSKTKKEFVCKFCGRHFTKSYNLLIHERTHTDERPYTCDICHKAFRRQDHLRDHRYIHSKEKPFKCQECGKGFCQSRTLAVHKTLHTQVKELKPSKIKC